From the Quercus lobata isolate SW786 chromosome 6, ValleyOak3.0 Primary Assembly, whole genome shotgun sequence genome, one window contains:
- the LOC115993855 gene encoding G-type lectin S-receptor-like serine/threonine-protein kinase LECRK2 has protein sequence MASMSIVFFLLFTSFIGGRAVPKQSSHIALGSSLSPITQPTSWLSPSQKFAFGFYRQGSGFAIGIWLVSGDNTTVVWTAIRDHPPLASNAILVFTEDGKLLLRTERGQEKLIANATDSASHASMLNSGNFVLYDKDSKIIWQSFYFPTDTILGGQTLFAGYQLFSGLTENDHSTGRFHLKMQDDGNLVLYPVNTGDTPGDAYWNTETFGYGSKFHLYLNKSGSLFIVNGTTLNIVYGLNKDSSTASNQNNAIYRATLDFDGVFRLYSHVYDESGYKVSKLWKALDNPCHVKSFCGFNSFCTMNDDQPYCICLPGTDFVDVNHNSLGCERNFSEAGCRVGKKNASFYDITTMENLMWGDRPYVVSPMSIEECSRSCLEDCDCGAALFKSDSCMKQKLPLRYVRRDMKEGYTALLKVGMRSIKSDNPIMAKTPVIVITSKRAIVQIFLVSLSCTVLSCVALAVSGLFIFKSRVLWYKRLLENGNFGLNEEVTLRLFSYNELKRATNGFKEQLGKGSFGAVYKGALYKGKRLVAVKRLEKLVEEGEREFRAEMRAIGRTHHRNLVRLLGYCAEDSKRLLVYEYMSNGSLADHLFKAQTSPNWNERVRIAQDIARGILYLHEECETSIIHCDIKPQNILMDDFWTAKISDFGLAKFLMADQTRTFTGVRGTRGYLAPEWQKNTPISVKADVYSYGIVLLEIVCCRRNIELDVSNEEEVILSTWIYKCFVARELHKILRGEEADKTMVENMVKVALWCIQDEPALRPTMKSVVLMLEGITEVSIPPCPATMSE, from the coding sequence ATGGCTTCCATGTCCATTGTTTTCTTTCTGTTGTTCACATCCTTTATAGGTGGGAGAGCTGTACCAAAGCAATCTAGCCATATAGCCTTGGGTTCTTCTCTTTCCCCCATAACTCAACCCACTTCATGGCTTTCCCCTAGTCAAAAATTTGCTTTTGGATTCTATAGGCAAGGCAGTGGCTTTGCTATTGGAATTTGGTTGGTCAGTGGAGACAATACGACAGTAGTGTGGACTGCAATTCGTGATCATCCACCACTCGCCTCGAATGCAATTCTGGTTTTCACTGAAGATGGTAAGCTTCTTTTGAGAACTGAGCGAGGACAAGAGAAACTCATTGCTAATGCAACAGATTCCGCCTCCCATGCCTCCATGCTTAACTCTGGAAATTTTGTGCTTTATGACAAGGATTCCAAGATCATTTGgcaaagtttttattttcctacAGATACCATTTTAGGAGGTCAGACTTTGTTCGCTGGATATCAACTATTCTCTGGTTTAACTGAGAATGACCACTCAACCGGACGGTTTCATCTCAAGATGCAGGATGATGGAAACCTTGTTTTATACCCAGTAAACACTGGAGACACTCCAGGTGATGCTTACTGGAACACAGAGACATTCGGGTATGGTTCAAAGTTTCACCTTTATCTCAATAAATCAGGCAGTCTGTTTATCGTCAACGGCACTACTTTAAACATAGTTTATGGCTTGAATAAGGACTCATCTACGGCGAGCAACCAGAATAATGCAATTTATCGTGCAACTCTTGATTTTGATGGGGTTTTCCGGCTTTATTCTCATGTTTATGATGAGAGTGGCTACAAAGTATCAAAGTTATGGAAAGCATTGGACAATCCATGTCATGTGAAAAGTTTCTGTGGTTTCAACAGCTTTTGTACAATGAATGACGACCAACCATACTGTATATGCCTTCCTGGAACTGATTTTGTAGATGTGAATCATAATTCTCTTGGCTGTGAGAGAAACTTTTCAGAAGCAGGGTGTagagttgggaaaaaaaatgcatccTTTTATGACATCACTACCATGGAGAATTTAATGTGGGGAGATCGTCCTTATGTTGTGTCACCAATGTCAATTGAAGAATGCAGCCGTTCTTGTTTGGAAGACTGTGATTGTGGGGCGGCACTCTTCAAGAGTGATTCCTGTATGAAACAAAAGCTTCCGCTGAGATATGTTAGAAGAGATATGAAAGAAGGGTATACGGCTCTCTTGAAGGTGGGCATGAGAAGCATTAAAAGTGACAATCCTATTATGGCAAAAACACCTGTGATCGTGATCACAAGCAAAAGAGCAATAGTGCAAATTTTTCTTGTGAGTTTAAGTTGTACTGTATTGTCATGTGTTGCTCTTGCAGTCTCTGgccttttcattttcaaaagtCGAGTTTTATGGTACAAAAGGCTGTTAGAGAATGGAAACTTTGGCCTGAACGAGGAGGTCACGTTGAGATTGTTTTCATATAATGAGCTCAAAAGAGCAACAAATGGCTTCAAAGAACAATTGGGTAAGGGCTCATTTGGAGCAGTTTACAAAGGGGCACTCTACAAAGGTAAAAGACTTGTTGCAGTAAAGAGACTAGAGAAGTTAGTTGAAGAAGGAGAAAGGGAGTTCCGCGCAGAGATGCGAGCAATTGGGAGAACCCACCATAGGAACTTAGTTCGTTTGCTTGGTTATTGTGCCGAGGACTCTAAAAGGCTTCTGGTTTACGAATACATGAGCAATGGCTCCCTTGCCGATCATCTTTTTAAAGCGCAAACGTCTCCAAATTGGAATGAGAGAGTGAGAATTGCACAAGATATTGCAAGAGGGATCCTCTATCTACATGAGGAGTGCGAAACCTCAATTATTCATTGTGATATAAAGCCTCAGAACATATTAATGGATGATTTTTGGACAGCTAAAATCTCTGACTTCGGGCTGGCCAAATTTTTAATGGCAGATCAAACAAGGACCTTCACAGGGGTCAGAGGGACGAGAGGGTACTTAGCACCAGAATGGCAGAAGAACACGCCAATATCAGTCAAGGCAGATGTTTACAGTTATGGAATAGTGCTTTTGGAAATTGTATGTTGTAGAAGAAATATAGAGCTAGATGTATCAAACGAGGAAGAGGTTATTCTTTCTACTTGGATTTACAAATGCTTTGTTGCTAGGGAGTTGCACAAGATTTTGAGAGGGGAAGAAGCAGATAAGACCATGGTGGAAAATATGGTTAAGGTGGCACTCTGGTGTATTCAGGATGAACCAGCACTTCGTCCTACAATGAAAAGTGTAGTCTTGATGTTAGAAGGAATTACTGAAGTATCTATTCCTCCATGTCCAGCTACTATGTCCGAGTAA